The genomic segment CCACCGGACGGGGCGCCGCCGGACAGGACTCGGCCGGGCCGGACTCCATCCGGCCGGAGGCCCGCCCCGGGCAGTCCGGAGCGCCGGAGGCCCCACGGACACCGCCCGCCATCACGGCCCGCGACTCCCGGCTGCGCACCGGTTTCCCCTGGGAGAAGACCCGGCGCCCCGAGAGCACCACATGAGCCTCCCGCCCCACATGAGCCTCCCGCCCCGCGTGAGCCGTCCGCCCCGCGTGAGCCGTCCGCCCCGCGTGAGCCGTCCGCGCGGTGGCGCGTCGACCGCAGCCGCTGCCGCTGCCGCAGGGCCGGCGACGGCCGTCGGGCCGACCGGACCGGAGGCCGTACCGGCGGCGTCCGGCCGGAGAGTGCCGGTCCTCCGCACCCCGGCTCGGGGTATGCCGACCCGGTTCCTGCCGACGTCGCGCTCCGGGACCGGTGGCCGGCAGGCCGCCCCCGTGCTGTCCGCGCATGTCATCCCCGGATAACCTCCCCTTCATGTCCCGCCATGTCGCGATCGTCACCGATTCCACGGCCTATCTGCCGCCGCAGGCGATGGAACGGCACGCCATCAGGGCCGTACCACTGACCGTGGTCCTCGGTGACCGGGCCCTGGAGGAGGGCACCGAGGTCTCGGCACGGTCGGTCGCCCAGGCGCTGCGGAGCCGGACCCCGGTGACCACCTCCCGGCCGAGCCCGGAGATGTTCGCCGCCGCCTACCGTGAGGCGGCCGCGGCCGGGGCGACCGGGATCGTCTCCCTCCATCTGTCGGCGGAGATGTCCGGCACCTATGACGCGGCGGTGCTCGCCGCACGTGAGGCGCCGGTGCCGGTGCGGGTCGTGGACACTGGCATGGTCGCGATGGCCCTCGGTTTCTGCGCCCTGACCGCCGCGGAGACCGCGGAGGCGGGCGGCACTCTGGACGAGGCGGTGGCCGCGGCCGAGAAGCGGGCGGAGGGCACCACGGCCTACTTCTATGTGGACACTCTCGACTACCTGCGGCGCGGCGGCCGGATCGGCGCCGCGCAGGCTCTGCTCGGTTCGGCGCTGGCGGTGAAACCGCTGCTGAGACTGGGTGGCGGGCGGATCGAGCCGCTGGAGAAGGTGCGTACGGCTTCGAAGGCCATCGCGCGGCTGGAGGAGATCGTCGTGGAACGGGCCGCTGCCGGCCCGGTGGACATCGCGGTGCACCATCTCGCCGCGGCGGAACGGGCGGAGGCCCTGGCGGACCGGCTGCGGAGGCGGGTGCCCGGGCTGGCCGAACTTCTGGTCAGTGAGGTGGGCGCGGTGATCGGCGCCCACACCGGACCCGGGCTGCTGGGCGTGGTGCTGTCGCCGCGGATCTGACCGCGCGCGGCCCGCGGTCCGGGCGGGACTCCCAATACCGCGGGGGAACGGGGCCGCGGGAACACCGCCCGGTGCCGCAGGCGGAGGCGGCGGCCCGGTGAGGACGGCGAGCGGAGCGACGGACCACCCGGTGCGGCGGATCCGGAAGCAGCTCGCCAGGAGGGCGCGGAGACGGGGCAGCGGCAAGGCGGGAAGACGGAAACGGCTCATGCCTCGCAGTGAAGCGGCAGATGGGTCGAAGTGGTGGCCTGAGAGCGGACATTCATCCGAAACGGGCACGGAGTTTTCCACAACCCGCGAGTTATCCACGGAAATACGGTCTGTTCCGCCGAGGGCGGCCGCCCGGCCTACCGTCACCGCATGGACATCCGATCACACTCCGTGACGACCTCGTCGGGTCCGGCCCGCGGTGCCACGCGCGGCCCCGGAAGGCCCGGGGCGGATCACCGCGCCCGGCGCCGGCACCGGTCTCGTCGCACGACGCCTCAGTACCGCCGGGACGCACCGGACGGAACGAGGGCGCGCGCGACGGCCCTCTTCGGTGGCCTTCCGGCCCGGACACCGGTCGTGCCCGAACCGGAGCCGCCGGCCGGACCCGCGCCCGCACCGGTGAGCGCCCCGGACACGCCGGGGCGGAGCGGGATGAAGGAGCGTCCGCTGCCATGGCCCGCGCGATGGCGCCTCGCCCTCTGCGAACGGCTTCCGTTGTGGGTGAGCCTGCGCTGCGGAGCGGACCCGAGGACGCTCGCCGCGCTCGCCGTCCTGCTCGTGGTCGCGGTCGGATTCGCGGGGTACCACTTCTGGAGCGGACGCCCCGAGACGGTACGGGTGCCCTCGGCCGAGCCGGCCGGCGCGGCGGATCCGGCGGCCCTTCCGGGAACCGGGAAGCCCGACCCGGCTCCTCCCGCCCCCGCCCCCGCCCCCGGGCCCGTCCTGCCGGCCGGTGACCGCGCCGTCGTGGTGGACGTGGCCGGCAAGGTCCGCGAGCCGGGGATCCACCGGCTCCCCGCGGGTTCGCGGGTCGCGGACGCGCTGGAAGCGGCGGGCGGTGTCCGTCCCGGCACGGACACCGCCGGGCTCAACCGGGCCAGGCTTCTGCTGGACGGTGAGCAGATCCTGGTGGGCGGTCCCGCACCGGCGGCCGCCACCGGCGGGGGAGCGGTGGGCGCGCCCGGTCCGGCACCCGGGGGCGCGGTCGCCGGCCCGGTCAGTCTCAGTACCGCCACCCTCGAACAGCTCGACGGCCTTCCCGGTGTCGGACCGGTCCTGGCCCGGCGCATCCTCGAACATCGCGACCGCCAGGGGGGTTTCACCTCCGTCGACCAGCTCCGCGAGGTGAACGGGATCGGCGACCGCCGGTTCGCGGACCTCCAGCCCCTGGTACGGCCGTGACCGGGACGGTCGCTCCTGCCGTCTCCCCCGGGCGGAGCGCGGTCCCTCCGTGCCCGCGCCCGGAGGGTCCGGACCTGCGGCTGCTGCCGTGTGCTCTGGCCGCCTGGGTGGCTGCCGCCGTGGCGGTCGGCGTCCGGCCCCCCGTCGCGGCGGTCGGCGCGGTCTGCTCTGCGGCGGTGGGCCTGGCGCTGTTGCTCGCAGCCCTCGCCCACGGCCCGGGAGCGCGCGGCCGGAGCCGGGTTCCCGGCCGGACGGTGGACGATCCGCCCGGAGCGGGGCCTGAGGCGGGGGCGGGCGTGCCCCGGCGCCGCGGCAGCGCACGGGTCGCGCTCGCGACGGCCCTCTTCTGCGCGGCAGCCGCGGCGGGCTCGGGGGCCTTGCACGCCGCCGATCTGTACCGGGGACCGCTGCCCGGCCTGGCACGGCAGTCGGCCGAGATCACGGCCGAGGTGACGGTCACGGGCGATCCGCGGCTCACCCGGCCGCGGGTGAGCGGTCCGCGCAGCAGTCCGCCCGCCGTGGTGCTGACGGCGGAGGCCCGGCGGGTCACGACGGCGGACGGTGCGGCCACCGCGGTCCGCACCCCGGTGCTCCTCATCGTTCCGCTCCGGGCCGACCCGGAAGGCCGGGGCGGACACCGCACGGGGGCGCGGGAGCGCGCGGCGTGGCTGAGGTTGCTGCCGAGCACGCGGCTGCGGCTGGAGGCGCGGGCCGTGCCGTCGCACGGCGGAGGAGACCGGATGGCCGTGGTGCTGCGGGTCAGCGGTAAGGGACCGCCGGCGGTGGTGCGGGGACCAACCGCCGTGCAACGGGCGGCCGGTGAGCTGCGGGCAGGGCTGCGGGAGGCGTCCGACGGGCTGCCGGCCGACGCCCGGGCGCTGCTCCCCGGACTGGTGGTGGGCGACACCTCCCGGGTGCCGGCCGATCTCGACCGGGCCTTCCACGCCACCGACCTGGTGCATCTGCTCTCCGTGAGCGGAGCCAACCTCACGATCGTGCTGGCCCTGCTGATCGGGCCACCACATCTGGCACTCCGGGCCGAACGGCGCGGCCTGGCGCCCCGGTTCGGGATCCCCCTGCGCGGCACGGCTCTGCTCGGCGGGCTGCTGACCCTGGGCTTCGTCATCGTGTGCCGGCCGGAGCCGAGTGTCCTGCGGGCCGCGGCCTGCGGTGGGATCGCCCTGCTGGCCATCGCCACCGGCCGGCGGAGATCACTGCTGCCCGCCCTGGCCGCCGCGGTGCTGCTGCTCGTCCTGTACGACCCGTGGCTGGCCCGTTCCTACGGCTTCCTGCTCTCGGTTCTGGCGACCGGTGCCCTGCTGACCATCGCTCCGCGCTGGAGCGCGGCCCTCCAGCGGCGGCGGGTACCGGGCCGGCTCGCCGAGGTGCTGGCGGCCGCCGCGGCGGCGCAGGCCGTCTGCGCGCCGGTGGTCGCGGTCCTGGCGGCGCGGGTGAGCCTGGTCGCGGTCCCGTGCAATCTGTTCGCCGAACTCGCCGTGGCCCCGGCCACGGTGCTGGGCTTCGCCGCGCTCGCGACCGCCCCGTTCGCCATGCCGGCCGCCGAGGCACTGGCCTGGCTCGCCGCCTGGCCGGTGGAGTGGATCGCCGCCGTGGCCCGTACCGGTGCGGCGCTGCCGGGCGCGGAGCTGGACTGGCCCGGCGGCTGGACCGGCGGGCTGCTGCTCGCCGCCCTCACGGCGCTGCTGGTGCCGGTGGCGCCGCGGCTGGCCCGCCACCCGTGGCTCTGCGCCGCCGGTGCCCTGGTCCTGCTGGCGGTCGTGCTGCGCCCGGGCCCGCTGCCGCGGTTCGTCACCGGCTGGCCTCCGCCGGGGTGGCGGCTGGCCGTCTGCGACGTGGGCCAGGGAGAGGCCCTGGTGCTCGCGGCGGGCGGGGACCGTGCCCTGGTCGTCGACGCCGGGCCGGAGCCGGAGGCGGTGGACCGTTGTCTGCGGAGCCTCGGCGTCCGGCAGGTCCCGCTTCTGGTCCTGACCCATTTCCACGCGGACCATGTGGCGGGTCTGCCCGGTGTGCTGCGGGGCCGGGCGGTCGGTGCCATCGAGACGACGACGCTCGAAGAGCCGCCGGGCCAGGCCGCGTTCGTGCGCCGGACGGCGGCAGAGGCGGGGGTGCGGGTGCTGCGGACGACGCCGGGGGAGCGCCGGCTGGGCCCGGTCGCCTGGCGGGTCCTCTGGCCGCTGCCGGGCCGGACCGCGGCCACCGGTGCCAACGACGCCAGTGTCACCATGCTGGTCCGCACCGCGGGGCTGACCCTGCTCCTGCTCGGCGATCTGGAACCGCCCGCGCAGCAACGCCTGGCGTCCGCCGTCCCGTTGCCGCCCGTCGACGTCCTCAAGGTCGCCCACCACGGCTCAGCCCACCAGGACCACGGACTGCTGGCCCGGCTGCGGCCCCGGATCGCCGTCATCTCCTGCGGGGCCGGCAACGACTACGGGCATCCGGCTCCGCGCACGGTCGCCGCCCTCCGTGCCGGGGGCGCCGTCGTGCTGCGGACGGACACGGACGGGGCCATCGCGGTGACCGGCCCGCCGGCCCGGCCGGGCGCCGCCGTCACGGCCGGCAGGGCGACTCCGGCGGGGAGCGGCGGCCGGCGCAGGGCACGTGGCCGTGGGAACGCATCGGGGTCCCGGCGGTGCCGCTGTGGGGCGGGCCCGGAACTCCGCGGTGAGACCGCCGTCCCGGGAAGTGCCGCGGGTGTGGACGTACTCGGCCGTCCGCCACGAATGGCGGCGCCGGCGGCCCTGCTCCACCGGTTCGCTGTCGGGCTCCTTCATCGGAGACTGCTCGGGTGGTCCCTTCCG from the Streptomyces xinghaiensis S187 genome contains:
- a CDS encoding DegV family protein, which encodes MSRHVAIVTDSTAYLPPQAMERHAIRAVPLTVVLGDRALEEGTEVSARSVAQALRSRTPVTTSRPSPEMFAAAYREAAAAGATGIVSLHLSAEMSGTYDAAVLAAREAPVPVRVVDTGMVAMALGFCALTAAETAEAGGTLDEAVAAAEKRAEGTTAYFYVDTLDYLRRGGRIGAAQALLGSALAVKPLLRLGGGRIEPLEKVRTASKAIARLEEIVVERAAAGPVDIAVHHLAAAERAEALADRLRRRVPGLAELLVSEVGAVIGAHTGPGLLGVVLSPRI
- a CDS encoding ComEA family DNA-binding protein; the protein is MKERPLPWPARWRLALCERLPLWVSLRCGADPRTLAALAVLLVVAVGFAGYHFWSGRPETVRVPSAEPAGAADPAALPGTGKPDPAPPAPAPAPGPVLPAGDRAVVVDVAGKVREPGIHRLPAGSRVADALEAAGGVRPGTDTAGLNRARLLLDGEQILVGGPAPAAATGGGAVGAPGPAPGGAVAGPVSLSTATLEQLDGLPGVGPVLARRILEHRDRQGGFTSVDQLREVNGIGDRRFADLQPLVRP